From the genome of Solibacillus sp. FSL H8-0538:
AAAGGAACAGAATAGTTTGGTGCTTATAGGGGTTGACATAATTTTATTTGGATTAAAGCTGCTAATTTAATTGAAACACTGGATAAACCGTTAGTGAATTTTATTAAAAAAAGCGTACTTTTTCGCTAAAGGGCTTGTTGATGAAAGAAGAATTGACTTTATTGGGGCTATATAGTTGAAGAAAATTTTAATTATAGTCATTATCCCTATAGCTATATTTTTGGTAGGTTATTTTTCAATTATCGTATATGCACATAGTAAGCTAAATAATGCGAAGGAAAAAATAATCGAGAATAACCCTGAAATTACTAAAGTAGAGTATATAAATAGTAGTGGACATTGGTTGACGGAGAAATTTCGGAAAAAGATTTATTGGAATAATTCAACTCAAGTTTTATGAAGTAATTTATGCGGGAAACAAAATTCGGGAAAATAAGTAAATTATTACAGATTAGAACCATTACCCAACAAGAAATTATACTTACTTGAACTATCTCTATGAAAACCCGAAAGAAAATGAACACTTCATTGAGAAAAAATTGTTTATTCTCCTTCAAAGTCCTGTCCTTGAAATTTAAGCAGTTAATAGGTAACTTTGCTAATCATTAAAAAAAAAGCAAACGTATTCCAAAGGGCGTTGGGGGTTGTTTCTATTATTAGGAAAGACGATGAGATAGTATATTAGACAGATATGTTTTTTGGTGAAAACTGATGTGAACTATTTTTACAAAAAGAGCGTGTATTTGGAAATGTCCTTTTTCATTTTGTGCTAACGGAAGGAATACAATATGATACTTTTAAATGGTGTCAGTGGGTTTATTGGTAATGCAGCTTTTGATACCGACCTAGAAGTTATTGGTGCTGAATGTAAAAAACATTGCTATTCAATTATCGATAATCTAGGTGGTGAGGTTTTAACTTGGAATGAGCTAGAAGTAGGCCGAAATTATTACTATGTGCAAGTAAAGGTTTTCGATGAGTGTTTGTATATCCTGCTCAATGCGATGTATCCATTTATTGCTATTTCTTCTTCAGCTGCACCAGGCGGCCTAGATTATATTGATCATGAGCAGTTATGGAAGGGATTTAGTTTGCATTATCATGTTCTCCGTGCAGATGAGTTAAATGAATTGTTAGTGATAAAGGAAGTGAAGGACACAAATTTTGTAGAAAACAACCATCAATTAAGTGAAGCAGAATTTTATAACATAAAATATTGGCGCCCTAAAACGGTTGGGGACATTGTATTTAACTATTGGGATTAATATCATTTCAAGCATTTTATAAACAAGAAGCTAATATTTGTGAAATAACGTATTAAGGCAAGTAGCGTTATGGGGGAAGATTCAGATCTCAAATCTTTAATACTAGGGTAAAATTTAAGATTTTGACAATCAATTAACGGTTTCTTTCTACAAGTTCTACTTACAGGTAAAAAGTACTCAAAAAAGAGACTAAAGGAAAAAGTACCTTAAAGCCAAACAATTAACATTAGAAATAAGAGATGTTTCTAGTACTTGTGAAATAATTTGGTTTTACTCAACGATGAAGAAGGGAGAGCTAATATGGAAAACGACTGGGAAGTAGCTCTTGATTCTCTTTCTAAAATTACTGTTTTTTCAAATCCAAATAACGAGCCTGTAACGATTAGTGGTGACGCTGATGATTTGAAGTGTATAGGTATGGGGACAGATGCGGCCGTTTTTCAATTTCTTAACGCTCCGGCTTATGCATTTAAAATATTTGCTAAGGACAAAGTAGCTAAAGTACAAGTTGAAGCAAATGTTTATCATGTATTAGGAGATTCACCTTTCTTTTCAACTTGTTTTGCTTCATATGACGAATATCTCGTTTTAAGCTATGAGGAAGGGAAAACGCTCTTTGACTGCATACTACAAGGTATTCACATTCCTGAACAGGTTGTAAAGGACGTGGAAGATGCAAGAGAATATGTTCGAAGCAAGGGACTCAATCCACGTGATATCCATTTGAAAAATATTTTACTACAAAACGGAAGAGCAAAAATACTTGATGTCTCGGAATACTCACTGCCAGGTAATGATTTTCGATGGGAGCATCTTAAAAAGGGATATGAAGAATACTATCCTTTAATAGATGGGAATTCTGTTCCATTTTGGTTGGTAGAAACGACTCGAAAGTGGTATAACCAGCGGAGTAAGTATTTTTTTTCATATGAGGAGTTTATAAAAATTGTTTTAAATCTTTTGCATAAGAAATAGTCCCAACGATTCAAAGTATTTATGGATGAGTTGAAGAAAATTGGTTTCTTTAAAATTAGTTGCGTAACATCTAATAGAGAGGTTGTTCAGCTATCATGAAAGAACGAAGAAACCTTTCATTCTCTGTGGAGAAGCGCTGATTTTTGCGCATCATGGAAGGCTAACGGTGTGCATCGATCTAACAATGATTAATGCTTCTTTTCGTTGAACTTCTTTAACTAACGCTGCAGATTAGACATAAAAGATAGCGTATAATCATTATAGAAGTAACTATTAAGAAGGTGTAAATACTATGATAAATTTCATTGGAATTACAAATGAAAATCGTTTAGAAAAAGATATTTCCATAAATAATGTAGATTTTTCTTCATACAAATGGTTCTGGGTTGATTTTAATGAACCAACAGATGAAGAGGTAAAACATTTAGTTGATACTTTTCAATTTCATCCGCTTGCTATTGAAGATTGTTTACAGAAACTTCAACGTCCAAAGTTGGACTATTACTCTGATCATACTTTTTTTGTTACACATATTATTCAAGAAGTAAAAAAAGAAATTATTAAAGAAGAACTAAATTTTTTTGTGGGAGAAAATTTTTTAGTTACTTTCCATAGCGTTCCAGCAATAGAAATAACTAAAGTTTGGAATAGTTTTTTGTCTCAGAAAAGCATGGAGAAATGGGATACCTTTTATGTGTTTTATCAAATTTTGGACGAAGTTGTAGATAACTATTTTCCGCTAATTTATAAAATTGAGGATGAATTAGATAAAATCGAAGCGAATACTCAGAAAAATTCAATGAATCATCTAATGAACGAATTATTTGAAATTAGAAATATGTTATTAAAACTCTTGCATACAATTAATCCAATGCGTGATCTGCTTTATCGAATGTTAAATTCACATAATTTAAATTTAAATCGTATAGTTGAGAGAAGAGAGTATTTTTCTAATATTTACGATCACCTTTTAAAGCTGTCAGAAATGGTCATGTCAAATAGAGAAGTAACTGCTGACATAAGGGATAGTTATCTCTCATTAAATTCACATCAAACAAATAATGTTATGAAAATCCTTACAATAATAACTTCTGTTTTTGTCCCTTTAACTTTTATTGCAGGGATTTATGGAATGAACTTTGAAAATATGCCTGAATTATCGTGGAAATACGGGTATTTTATGTCTTTAGGATTGATGGCGACAATTGGGGTTTCAATGGTTCTTTGGTTTAAGAGAAAAGGTTGGTTTAAATAAAAAATTCTTATCAAATTTAAGGAATGCGACACTAATAATATTAAGGAGATGATAATTGTGGTAGAAGTAAGTGACTTCCTTGTACTTGAAACTGATAGATTGGTTTTAAGACAAGTAACAACAGATGATGCGAAAAGTATTTTGGCATATTTAGAATACCATAAGAAGAAAAAATCTATTATTACTGACTTTACTGCTTTTCATAACAATTTCATTTGTTAAAACTAAAAAGATTCGATTTTTTTCGTAAGCGCCAAATACAACACACCTTCTACTAAATCAAATGACATGAGACAATCATGACAATTAATTTAGTAGAAGGTTTTTTTATGAAACGATCAGAACGCCGCCTTTTATGGCAGTCTCGTATTCAAGCTTTGCAAACGAGTGGTGAATCGAACGTTGCCACGGGTCGTCCGAAGTTTTTAACACCTGAACAAGAGCAACAGGTATATCAAACAGTTGTCGAACTCAAGCCTGTGGATGTTGGTTTTCCCACGGAAATGAATTGGACAGCACCGTTAGTTTGCAAATGGATTCAACAAACGTTTCAAGTCAAGTACTCCGACCGCGGTACACGTGATTTACTCTATCGCCTAATAAGCTATACGAGACCAACCTATACACTAGAAAAAACCGATGTAGCCAAACAGGAAGCGTTCAAAGAAGCATTTGAAACAGTAAAAAAAGCCCCTTAACGGACAGTTAGACCGAATTTTGTTTGAAGATGAGTCCATGATTCGCGATTATCAAGCGATTTCGAACACTTGGTTTGCGAAAGGAAAACAAAAAAGATTCCTACATACGGTCGTCATCAAGGCGTGAAACTGATTGGTGTACTAGATTATGAAACAGGCGAAGTATTTTGCATACAGGAGGAACAGTATACAGCCGTTGAATTCCTAGCCTTTCTTAAAAAAATTGTGGCGAAATACCCGGCGAACGGATTGAGATGGTATTAGATAATGCCCGTATTCATCATGCGAAGCTGCTTCAGCCGTTTCTAGACGCGTATCGAGATGTCTTGACACTGATGTTCCTGCCTCCGTATAGCCCGGATTTGAATATAATTGAGGCTTTATGGAAATAGCTGAAGGCAACAGTTATTCGAAATGTATTTTTTCATAACGTTCAACAAATACGTAAAGTGGTTTAGGAATTTATTCGCCAGATCAATAAAATGCCTGAGATTACGGTAGAGAATCTTTGTCTGAAACAATAAATATTTATCGCCGTATGTATAGTGTGATTTATTAAATCAGAACAAATTGTATGTGTTTTCAGACTTTTTTGTTAAAAGGAGTTTCCTCATGCTAAAGAAAATGAGAATCTATATCTCATCAACATGCTTAATAGAGACGTTAACGGATCAAGCGATATTTTCCTAATTGGCAAAGTAATAAACAAAATTATATATAAGTACGCAAAAAAAAAACAAACAGTAAGTGAGGTAGTCTATGGGTTTTTTTAAAAAGAAAAGTAATTCTAAAATACATTCCAATTCTATTTCAACTAGCCAAATGATGAAGACAAGTTCAACAATTGAATTAAAAACAAATCTTCAAGAAAATTTACAAATAATAAAAGATTCCCTTGGAAAAAGCTCGGATATTATCATTCGAGAAATTCGAATTGGAAAAGAAGAAACTATTAAAGCCGGTATTATCTATACAGATGGATTAACCGATACAACCTCATTACAAAATTTCATTTTGGAAACGCTCATGCTAGATATCAAAGGGACCGAATTACAGAAAAAGCTATCTCCTGAACAAAATCTTATTAGCGTATTAAAAGATTTTGCCATGACAGTAGGAGAAATTAAAGAACTAACTAATTTTGAAGTGCTTTTTACTGGACTTTTATCTGGGGATACGATTATTTTAATCGATGGATATGCCCAAGGTTTAATCATTTCCAATAGGCATTGGGTTGAGCGTGGAGTAACGGAAGCAACAGCCCAGGTGGTAGTAAGAGGACCCCGCGAAGGATTCTCCGAAAATTTGCGTGTAAATACCGCCTTAGTTCGTAGAAGACTGAAAGACCCAAATCTTTGGATGGAATCAAAAGTTATTGGAAAACGCACGAAAACGAATGTTGTCATTATGTATATCAACGGAATTGCAAATGACAAAATAGTGAAAGAAGTCCGTTTGCGTTTGGATAAAATAGATATTGATGGAATTCTTGAAAGTGGAAATATCGAGGAATTGATTGAGGATGCACCATATTCACCTTTTCCAACCATATTCAATACGGAACGTTCGGATGTAGTAGCTGCAGCATTATTGGAAGGACGCATAGCCATTTTGGTAGATGGAACACCATTTGTCCTAATTGTTCCAACATTATTTGTTCAATTTTTTCAATCTTCAGAAGATTACTATCAACGTGCGGGTATTGCGAGTCTGGTTCGACTTCTTCGGTTTTTTGCATTCACGATTGCCTTGCTTGCACCTGCCTTATTTATTGCGGTCACAACTATTAATCATGTAATGCTACCTCCTGCACTCCTTATTAGTCTGGCAGCCCAACGAGAAGGTGTCCCATTTCCGGCATTTGTTGAAGCAATCGTAATGGAAGTCACCTTTGAAATCTTGCGTGAAGCAGGCTTAAGAATGCCACGAAGCATCGGTTCAGCCATGTCTATTGTAGGGGCATTTGTAATTGGAACAGCAGCGGTAGAAGCAGGCATGATCTCTGCTGCGATGGTAATCGTGGTTTCAATAACCGCCATTTCTAGTTTCGTTTCTCCAACTTACGACTTAGCTATCTCTGCCAGGATACTACGCTTTGGGTTTATGGCAATAGCTGCTGCTTTTGGTTTAGTAGGAATAACGATTGGTTTAATTGCTCTACTTCTGCATTTATGCAGTTTGCGTTCTTTTGGAGTGCCTTATATGTCTCCGATAGCTCCATTTAATCTTTCTGATCAAAAGGATACGTTTATTCGCTTGCCTAGATGGAAAATGTTTACTCGACCTCGTCTAATCAATCAACAAAATATCGTTAGGCAACAAGATTCAGCCTCTGCAAAACCAGAACCATCAAAAAAATAAGGAGTATGAAGGGGTTTAAACGATGAAAAAGTGCATGTTTGTTCTCCTGATTCTCAGCCCCTTTCTTACGGGGTGTTGGGACCGAAGGGAATTAAATGAGCTTGGCATTATGCTGGCAATAGGAATCGATAAAGTAGAAGATGAATACCAATTAACTGCTCAAGTGGTTGTACCTGCGGAAATAACCTCGAAAACAAGTACTGGGCGTACACCAGTCACCCTGTTTCAGGAGAAAGGAGAAACAATATATGAAGCCTTACGAAAAATTACAAAGAACTCGCCTCGAAAAATATATCCTGGACATCTTCAAATGCTTGTGCTTGGTGAGGATTTAGCTGAAGAAGGCATAGCCGAATCCTTAGATTTTCTGTCAAGAGATTGGGAATTTCGAACTGATTTCTATGTTGTTATTGCTAAGGATATGACCGCAGGGGAAGTCCTAAATGTCAGAACAACGATTGAAAATATACCCGCCACTAAAATGTTTAACACGCTTAAAACGTCAGAAGCTTCCTGGGCTTCAACGAACGGCGTTGTATTAGATGAGTTAATAGCCGATCTTACAAGAGATGGAAAGGAAGCCGTATTAACAGGGGTTCTAGTAACAGGGGAACAAGAAATAGGATCAAGCAAACAGAATGTGGAATCGATTACTCCATCTGCGCGAATTGTATATGATGAATTAGCGTTATTTAAAAAAGATAAACTGGTGGGCTGGTTAACTGAACGAGAAAGCAAAGGGTATAATTACATCGTCAACGAAGTGCAAAATGCTGTAATTGCTATATCTTGTCCTGAAGAGGGGAAAGCCACTATAGAGATTATTCATTTTGATTCTAAAATGAAAGGCAAAATAAACAAAGGTAAGCCTGAAGTGGATGTCAATATTAAAGTAAAAGCAAATGTTGGGGAAGTAGAGTGTCAAATTAATCTTGATGACCAAGAAACAATTGTTGAGCTAGAGAAGAATACTGAAAAAAAGATGGAAGAGACCATTAATCTGAGCATTGAAACGGTACA
Proteins encoded in this window:
- a CDS encoding serine/threonine protein kinase is translated as MENDWEVALDSLSKITVFSNPNNEPVTISGDADDLKCIGMGTDAAVFQFLNAPAYAFKIFAKDKVAKVQVEANVYHVLGDSPFFSTCFASYDEYLVLSYEEGKTLFDCILQGIHIPEQVVKDVEDAREYVRSKGLNPRDIHLKNILLQNGRAKILDVSEYSLPGNDFRWEHLKKGYEEYYPLIDGNSVPFWLVETTRKWYNQRSKYFFSYEEFIKIVLNLLHKK
- the corA gene encoding magnesium/cobalt transporter CorA gives rise to the protein MINFIGITNENRLEKDISINNVDFSSYKWFWVDFNEPTDEEVKHLVDTFQFHPLAIEDCLQKLQRPKLDYYSDHTFFVTHIIQEVKKEIIKEELNFFVGENFLVTFHSVPAIEITKVWNSFLSQKSMEKWDTFYVFYQILDEVVDNYFPLIYKIEDELDKIEANTQKNSMNHLMNELFEIRNMLLKLLHTINPMRDLLYRMLNSHNLNLNRIVERREYFSNIYDHLLKLSEMVMSNREVTADIRDSYLSLNSHQTNNVMKILTIITSVFVPLTFIAGIYGMNFENMPELSWKYGYFMSLGLMATIGVSMVLWFKRKGWFK
- a CDS encoding winged helix-turn-helix domain-containing protein, which produces MKRSERRLLWQSRIQALQTSGESNVATGRPKFLTPEQEQQVYQTVVELKPVDVGFPTEMNWTAPLVCKWIQQTFQVKYSDRGTRDLLYRLISYTRPTYTLEKTDVAKQEAFKEAFETVKKAP
- a CDS encoding spore germination protein; the protein is MGFFKKKSNSKIHSNSISTSQMMKTSSTIELKTNLQENLQIIKDSLGKSSDIIIREIRIGKEETIKAGIIYTDGLTDTTSLQNFILETLMLDIKGTELQKKLSPEQNLISVLKDFAMTVGEIKELTNFEVLFTGLLSGDTIILIDGYAQGLIISNRHWVERGVTEATAQVVVRGPREGFSENLRVNTALVRRRLKDPNLWMESKVIGKRTKTNVVIMYINGIANDKIVKEVRLRLDKIDIDGILESGNIEELIEDAPYSPFPTIFNTERSDVVAAALLEGRIAILVDGTPFVLIVPTLFVQFFQSSEDYYQRAGIASLVRLLRFFAFTIALLAPALFIAVTTINHVMLPPALLISLAAQREGVPFPAFVEAIVMEVTFEILREAGLRMPRSIGSAMSIVGAFVIGTAAVEAGMISAAMVIVVSITAISSFVSPTYDLAISARILRFGFMAIAAAFGLVGITIGLIALLLHLCSLRSFGVPYMSPIAPFNLSDQKDTFIRLPRWKMFTRPRLINQQNIVRQQDSASAKPEPSKK
- a CDS encoding Ger(x)C family spore germination protein, whose translation is MKKCMFVLLILSPFLTGCWDRRELNELGIMLAIGIDKVEDEYQLTAQVVVPAEITSKTSTGRTPVTLFQEKGETIYEALRKITKNSPRKIYPGHLQMLVLGEDLAEEGIAESLDFLSRDWEFRTDFYVVIAKDMTAGEVLNVRTTIENIPATKMFNTLKTSEASWASTNGVVLDELIADLTRDGKEAVLTGVLVTGEQEIGSSKQNVESITPSARIVYDELALFKKDKLVGWLTERESKGYNYIVNEVQNAVIAISCPEEGKATIEIIHFDSKMKGKINKGKPEVDVNIKVKANVGEVECQINLDDQETIVELEKNTEKKMEETINLSIETVQKQYKSDIFGFGEAIHRSNPKEWKKIKERWDEEFPEMTANVKVDVKISHTGSVGNSFLEDIGVE